The Mycobacterium seoulense genome has a window encoding:
- a CDS encoding SDR family oxidoreductase — protein sequence MQLSFENRTYLVTGGGSGIGKGVAAGLVASGASVMIVGRNADRLAGAVSEIEGLDGGGAIRYEPADVTNEDEAARAVDAATAWHGQLHGAVHCAGGSETIGPITQMDSEGWRRTVDLNVNGTMYVLKHVARELVRGGGGSFVGISSIAASNTHRWFGAYGVSKSAVDHLMQLAADELGPSWVRVNSIRPGLIRTDLVAPVFALPEVADDYRLCTPLPRPGEVEDVANLAMFLLSDAACYITGQVINVDGGLMLRRGPDYSAMLEPAFGADGLRGVV from the coding sequence GTGCAGCTTTCTTTCGAGAACCGGACGTATCTGGTCACCGGCGGTGGCAGCGGAATCGGCAAGGGCGTGGCCGCCGGGCTGGTCGCCTCCGGCGCCTCGGTCATGATCGTCGGCCGCAACGCCGACCGGCTGGCGGGGGCCGTCAGCGAGATCGAGGGGCTCGACGGCGGCGGCGCCATTCGCTACGAGCCGGCCGACGTCACCAACGAGGACGAGGCCGCCCGCGCGGTCGACGCCGCGACGGCCTGGCATGGTCAACTCCACGGCGCAGTGCACTGCGCGGGTGGCTCCGAGACCATCGGGCCGATCACCCAGATGGACTCCGAAGGCTGGCGGCGCACCGTCGACCTGAACGTCAACGGCACCATGTACGTGCTCAAGCACGTCGCGCGCGAGCTGGTCCGGGGTGGCGGCGGTTCGTTCGTGGGCATTTCGTCGATCGCCGCCAGCAACACCCACCGGTGGTTCGGCGCCTACGGGGTCAGCAAGTCGGCCGTCGACCACCTGATGCAGTTGGCCGCCGACGAACTCGGCCCGTCCTGGGTGCGGGTCAACAGCATCCGGCCGGGCCTGATCCGCACCGATCTGGTCGCACCGGTGTTTGCCCTGCCCGAGGTCGCCGACGACTACCGCCTGTGCACGCCCCTGCCCCGCCCCGGCGAGGTCGAGGACGTCGCCAATCTGGCGATGTTCCTGCTCAGCGACGCAGCCTGCTACATCACCGGGCAGGTCATCAACGTCGACGGTGGGCTCATGCTCAGGCGCGGCCCGGACTACTCCGCGATGCTGGAACCCGCGTTCGGCGCCGACGGGTTACGCGGAGTCGTCTGA
- a CDS encoding amidase yields the protein MQLDEYMSLDATGLAELVERKQVTPPELLALARQRADAVNPRLNAIVRHLGGVADRQAADPTLSGPFAGVPFVIKDLAQEYRGFPTTSGSRSLGNDVADRHALVTQRFLDAGLVIFAMTNTPEFGAKGVTESDYWGPARNPWNTQHTPGGSSGGSGAAVAAGIVPAAGANDGGGSIRIPAACNGLVGLKFSRGLSPYGPQTGEPMFGMVTQGVVSRTVRDSAALCDAIIGRDAHAAYEVALPPGAFADHIQRPPGTLRIGYTWSSTINPHPDREAVAAVERAVALLRDLGHRVEEVPPPYDDAALARDFLTIWFAQLYQHVADARRRTGAGDRDFEADTLAVSELARSAGVLAPLMALENRNVHIRSLAAFHETFDCLLTPSLATPPLRVGATATPRPLQQVARIASKLRAGKVMALSGILDQLVQESLGWVPYTQLANMTGRPAISVPLHWTAAGLPLGVQFVGRLGADGDLLQLAAQLEEAGPWAHRYPAPA from the coding sequence ATGCAGCTTGACGAATACATGTCCTTGGATGCGACCGGGTTGGCCGAACTGGTCGAACGCAAGCAGGTGACGCCGCCCGAACTTCTCGCATTGGCGCGGCAGCGGGCGGACGCAGTCAATCCGCGGTTGAACGCGATCGTCCGCCACCTCGGCGGTGTGGCGGACAGGCAGGCCGCCGACCCCACCCTGTCCGGACCCTTTGCCGGTGTGCCCTTCGTGATCAAGGACCTTGCGCAGGAGTATCGGGGGTTTCCGACCACGAGCGGTTCCCGGTCGCTGGGCAACGACGTGGCCGACCGGCACGCCCTGGTGACGCAGCGGTTCTTGGACGCGGGACTGGTGATCTTCGCCATGACGAACACCCCCGAATTCGGGGCCAAGGGCGTGACGGAATCGGATTACTGGGGGCCCGCGCGCAACCCGTGGAACACCCAGCACACCCCCGGCGGCTCATCGGGTGGATCCGGGGCGGCGGTTGCGGCCGGGATAGTTCCGGCAGCCGGGGCCAACGACGGCGGCGGGTCGATCCGCATCCCGGCCGCATGCAACGGACTCGTCGGCCTCAAGTTCAGCCGCGGGCTGTCGCCCTACGGCCCGCAGACCGGGGAGCCGATGTTCGGGATGGTGACCCAGGGCGTCGTATCTCGCACCGTGCGCGACAGCGCCGCGCTCTGCGACGCGATCATCGGCCGCGATGCGCACGCTGCGTACGAAGTCGCCTTGCCCCCAGGCGCTTTCGCCGACCACATCCAGCGTCCTCCAGGCACCCTGCGGATCGGGTACACCTGGTCCTCGACGATCAACCCGCATCCCGACCGGGAAGCCGTCGCCGCGGTCGAACGCGCGGTGGCGCTGCTGCGCGATCTGGGACACCGGGTCGAAGAGGTTCCTCCGCCGTACGACGATGCCGCCCTGGCGCGCGACTTTCTCACCATCTGGTTCGCACAGCTCTACCAGCACGTCGCCGACGCCAGACGACGCACCGGCGCCGGCGACCGTGATTTCGAGGCCGACACCTTGGCCGTCAGTGAACTCGCCCGGTCCGCCGGCGTCCTGGCACCGCTCATGGCGTTGGAGAACAGAAACGTTCACATCCGATCGCTGGCGGCGTTCCACGAGACGTTCGATTGCTTGCTGACCCCCAGCCTGGCCACCCCGCCCTTGCGCGTCGGGGCGACGGCCACGCCGCGACCCCTACAACAGGTGGCCCGCATCGCCAGCAAGCTGCGAGCGGGAAAAGTCATGGCGCTCAGCGGGATTCTCGACCAGCTGGTCCAGGAGAGCCTGGGCTGGGTCCCCTACACGCAACTCGCCAACATGACTGGCCGCCCCGCGATCAGCGTGCCTCTGCACTGGACCGCTGCCGGGCTTCCCCTCGGGGTGCAATTCGTGGGACGCCTGGGCGCCGACGGCGACCTGCTCCAGCTGGCAGCCCAACTCGAAGAGGCCGGCCCGTGGGCGCACCGGTATCCGGCACCCGCCTGA
- a CDS encoding ABC transporter permease: MGGQVGWVGLAASLLLVALAAAVSIWQRLGLHGQLVWAAARALAQLLLVGGALTLLFAPGRSLWWSWAWVAAMVAYAGDVARRRAPEVPRLGLLTIAAFAAAAVITLGVIFGCRVFPLQARTLVPVAGMMIGNSMTATVLVARRLVDELRDKRDEVEARLALGQPSRRAASPYLRTALRSAISPQIETTKATGLVFLPGAMTGLILAGVHPVQAVLVQAVVMFLILGSVAATTVVVALGLGRLAFTRDHRLLPLGARPDGSPTQR; the protein is encoded by the coding sequence ATGGGCGGCCAGGTTGGCTGGGTCGGCCTGGCGGCCTCGCTGCTCCTGGTGGCGTTGGCGGCGGCGGTGTCGATATGGCAGCGGCTGGGGCTGCACGGTCAGCTGGTCTGGGCGGCGGCGCGCGCCCTGGCGCAGCTGCTGCTCGTGGGCGGCGCGCTGACGTTGCTGTTCGCCCCCGGCCGCTCGCTGTGGTGGTCGTGGGCCTGGGTGGCCGCCATGGTGGCCTACGCCGGTGACGTCGCCCGCCGGCGAGCACCGGAGGTGCCGCGACTGGGGCTGCTGACGATCGCCGCGTTCGCCGCCGCCGCGGTCATCACCCTCGGCGTGATCTTCGGGTGCCGGGTGTTCCCGCTGCAGGCGCGGACGTTGGTGCCGGTAGCCGGGATGATGATCGGCAACTCGATGACGGCGACGGTGTTGGTGGCCCGGCGGCTGGTCGACGAGTTGCGCGACAAACGCGACGAGGTGGAAGCCAGGCTTGCCCTCGGGCAACCGTCGCGTCGGGCCGCTTCCCCGTACCTGCGGACGGCGTTGCGGTCGGCGATATCGCCGCAGATCGAGACCACCAAAGCCACCGGCCTGGTGTTCCTGCCGGGCGCCATGACGGGGCTCATCCTCGCCGGCGTTCACCCGGTGCAGGCCGTGCTGGTCCAGGCCGTGGTGATGTTCCTGATCCTGGGCTCGGTGGCGGCCACCACCGTCGTCGTCGCCCTCGGCCTGGGCCGCCTGGCGTTCACCCGAGACCATCGCCTGCTGCCGCTCGGCGCGCGGCCGGACGGCTCACCCACCCAGCGGTGA
- a CDS encoding ABC transporter ATP-binding protein translates to MQDGRVGEDLMFEFLDVVVERERVRALDGLTAAIPGRGVTAVFGPSGSGKSTLLRLCNRLEVPTSGTVSFHGQDVAGLDPLRLRRRVGMCFQRPTPFPGTVADNLRAADPGSTDALMRDTLARVGLSGSWLDRDATALSGGEAQRMCLARTLMARPQVLLLDEPTSAVDAEAAGVIERSVRDLAAGGIPALWVTHDWAQVERAADRVLRIERGRSLGLGPVGSAA, encoded by the coding sequence ATGCAGGATGGGCGGGTGGGTGAGGACTTGATGTTCGAGTTCCTCGACGTGGTCGTAGAGCGGGAACGAGTGCGGGCGTTGGACGGCCTGACGGCGGCCATTCCGGGCCGGGGCGTGACGGCCGTGTTCGGGCCGTCGGGATCGGGCAAATCGACCCTGCTTCGACTGTGCAACCGACTCGAGGTGCCGACGAGCGGCACGGTGTCGTTCCACGGCCAGGACGTCGCCGGCCTCGACCCGCTCCGGCTGAGGCGACGGGTGGGCATGTGCTTCCAGCGTCCGACGCCGTTCCCGGGAACGGTGGCCGACAACCTGCGCGCGGCCGACCCCGGCTCGACCGACGCGCTGATGCGGGACACCTTGGCCCGGGTCGGTTTGAGCGGGTCGTGGCTGGACCGCGACGCCACCGCGTTGTCGGGCGGGGAAGCGCAGCGCATGTGCCTGGCCCGCACGCTGATGGCGCGACCGCAGGTGCTCCTCCTCGATGAACCCACCTCCGCCGTCGACGCGGAAGCCGCCGGGGTGATCGAGCGATCGGTGCGTGATCTCGCGGCCGGCGGGATACCCGCGCTGTGGGTCACCCACGATTGGGCGCAGGTCGAGCGCGCCGCCGACCGGGTCCTGCGCATCGAGCGCGGCCGCAGCCTGGGCCTCGGCCCGGTCGGGTCGGCGGCGTGA
- a CDS encoding LCP family protein: MARSGGAHHRHRAVRQPSRFRKGLTRTLGALVSVAAVGLTGAGYYVAHGALGGITVSNALLPDDPRSSGDNMNILLIGLDSRKDQDGNDLPSSILKHLHAGDSDDGGYNTNTLILVHVGADDKVVAFSIPRDDWVAFNGVPGYNHIKIKEAYGLTKQYVANKLANQGASSQKELETKGREAGRAATLRAVRSLTGVPIDYFAEVNLAGFYDLAQTLGGVEVCLNHPVYDSYSGADFPAGRQTLDASQALSFVRQRHGLENGDLDRTHRQQAFISSVMQELQAAGTFTNLDKLKSLMAVARKDVVLSAGWDEEMIQRLGSLASGGHVEFRTLPVVRYDNIDGQDVNIIDPAAIKAEVAAAIGASPTTTTPATTAAKPSPSTVVDVVNAGSMSGLATEVSRALQNHGYTTGQTRDRKSGEPTASTVAYGAGAETDAANVAKLLGLDAPSQPDPSVQPGHIRVTVDTNFSVSMVDDGTTDEAATTTTSSKAKTYYYNGTTTTYPTPDQGKPIDGGGVPCVN; encoded by the coding sequence ATGGCCCGCTCGGGCGGCGCGCACCACCGCCATCGAGCCGTTCGTCAACCCTCACGATTCCGCAAAGGGTTGACGCGCACCCTGGGCGCGCTGGTCTCCGTGGCGGCAGTCGGGCTGACCGGAGCGGGGTATTACGTGGCCCATGGCGCGCTCGGCGGCATCACCGTCTCGAACGCCCTGCTGCCCGACGACCCGCGATCCAGCGGCGACAACATGAACATCCTGCTGATCGGGCTGGACTCCCGCAAAGACCAGGATGGCAACGACCTGCCGTCGTCCATCCTCAAGCACCTGCACGCGGGCGATTCCGACGACGGCGGCTACAACACCAACACCCTGATCCTGGTGCACGTCGGGGCGGACGACAAAGTCGTCGCCTTCTCGATCCCGCGCGACGATTGGGTGGCCTTCAACGGGGTGCCGGGCTACAACCACATCAAGATCAAGGAAGCGTACGGCCTGACCAAGCAGTACGTCGCCAACAAGCTCGCCAATCAGGGCGCCAGCAGTCAGAAGGAACTCGAGACCAAGGGCCGGGAGGCGGGCCGCGCGGCGACGCTGCGCGCGGTGCGCAGCTTGACCGGCGTTCCGATCGACTATTTCGCGGAGGTCAATCTGGCCGGGTTCTACGACCTGGCCCAGACCCTGGGCGGGGTGGAGGTCTGCCTCAACCATCCCGTCTACGACTCCTATTCCGGTGCCGACTTCCCGGCCGGGCGGCAAACCCTGGATGCCTCCCAGGCCTTGTCTTTCGTCCGGCAGCGCCACGGCCTGGAAAACGGGGACCTCGACCGCACCCACCGGCAGCAGGCGTTCATTTCCTCGGTCATGCAGGAGCTGCAGGCCGCGGGCACCTTCACCAACCTCGACAAGCTCAAGAGCCTGATGGCCGTGGCACGCAAGGATGTGGTGCTGTCGGCCGGCTGGGACGAGGAGATGATCCAGCGGCTGGGTTCGCTGGCCTCCGGCGGCCATGTCGAGTTCCGGACGCTGCCGGTGGTGCGCTACGACAACATCGACGGCCAGGACGTCAACATCATCGACCCGGCGGCGATCAAGGCCGAGGTGGCCGCCGCGATCGGCGCCTCGCCCACGACCACGACGCCCGCCACCACGGCCGCCAAACCGAGTCCGTCGACCGTCGTCGATGTGGTCAATGCCGGCAGCATGAGCGGACTCGCGACCGAGGTGTCCCGCGCCCTGCAGAACCACGGCTACACGACGGGTCAGACCCGCGACCGCAAATCGGGAGAACCGACGGCGAGCACGGTCGCATACGGCGCCGGCGCGGAGACCGACGCGGCTAACGTGGCCAAACTGCTCGGCCTCGATGCGCCCAGTCAGCCCGATCCCAGCGTGCAGCCCGGTCACATCAGGGTGACCGTGGATACCAATTTCTCGGTGTCGATGGTTGACGACGGCACGACGGACGAAGCGGCGACCACCACAACGTCCAGCAAGGCCAAGACGTACTACTACAACGGCACCACCACGACCTATCCGACGCCCGACCAGGGGAAGCCGATCGACGGCGGCGGGGTCCCTTGCGTTAACTAG
- a CDS encoding NAD(P)-dependent oxidoreductase yields MDIGFIGLGNMGQGMAANLVKAGHRVTVYNRSPEKAEGLVELGATAASNVAAACAGDVVFTMLADDHAVEAVTFGEHGIVAALAPGATHVSSSTISVALSERLAAAHTEAGQRYAAAPVFGRPEAAAAAKLFVIAAGEAQVLQPLAPLFDVIGQRTFVVSEQPHTANLVKLSGNFLIASVIESVGEAVALVAKAGVDRQQYVDILTSTLFAAPVYQTYGGLIARREFEPAGFAARLGMKDVRLALAAAERLEVPLPVASLLRDRFLTLVAAGGGHLDWSALSALADRDAGLASDDSA; encoded by the coding sequence ATGGACATCGGATTCATCGGCTTGGGCAACATGGGCCAGGGCATGGCCGCCAACCTCGTGAAGGCGGGCCACCGCGTGACCGTCTACAACCGCTCCCCCGAGAAGGCCGAGGGCCTGGTCGAGCTCGGAGCCACCGCCGCGTCGAACGTCGCCGCGGCGTGCGCGGGTGACGTGGTGTTCACCATGCTGGCCGACGACCACGCGGTCGAGGCCGTCACGTTCGGCGAGCACGGGATCGTGGCGGCACTGGCGCCGGGCGCCACGCATGTCTCGTCGAGCACCATCAGCGTCGCCCTGTCCGAACGCCTCGCGGCCGCGCACACGGAAGCAGGTCAGCGCTATGCGGCGGCGCCGGTGTTCGGCAGGCCCGAAGCGGCAGCGGCAGCAAAGCTTTTCGTCATCGCGGCGGGCGAGGCCCAGGTGCTGCAGCCGCTGGCGCCGCTGTTCGACGTGATCGGGCAGCGGACCTTCGTGGTCTCCGAGCAGCCGCACACCGCCAACCTGGTGAAGCTGAGCGGCAACTTCCTGATCGCCTCCGTGATCGAGAGTGTCGGTGAGGCCGTCGCGCTGGTCGCGAAGGCCGGGGTCGACCGGCAGCAGTACGTCGACATCCTCACTTCGACATTGTTCGCGGCGCCCGTCTATCAGACCTACGGCGGGTTGATCGCGCGCCGGGAATTCGAGCCGGCCGGGTTCGCCGCCCGGCTGGGCATGAAAGACGTCCGCCTGGCGCTCGCCGCCGCCGAGCGGTTGGAGGTGCCCCTGCCGGTCGCGAGCCTGCTGCGCGACCGCTTCCTCACCCTGGTCGCCGCCGGCGGTGGGCATCTGGACTGGTCGGCGTTGTCCGCGCTCGCCGATCGCGACGCCGGGCTGGCGTCAGACGACTCCGCGTAA
- a CDS encoding TDT family transporter — protein sequence MATANPDGAPSPQTRVEVLGNIGPNWFASVMGTGIVAIAGATLPVHVVGLRAFAQVVWVIAAVLLVVLIVLVGGHWMRHPTAARTHARNPQMAHFYGAAPMALMTVGGGAVLVGKGLIGERIAVDLDWVLWTGGTLGGLFTAVSIPFLMFTQHNVEPDAAFGGWLMPVVPPMVSAATGVLLLPHMPAGTGRATMLFGCYAMFGLSLLASLNIIVMIWARLTLYGTSGSARVPTLWIVLGPLGQSITAAGLLGSSAGLSVDPGLAEDMAAFAILYGVPVWGFAVLWIALATALTVRTLRRGMPFALTWWSLTFPVGTFVTGTSQLAAHTHLPAFRVAAAVAYAGLLFTWLLVAARTARGSLRGNLLKLPPSTTPIRASKEPVS from the coding sequence ATGGCCACTGCAAACCCGGACGGCGCACCGTCGCCGCAGACCCGGGTCGAGGTTCTGGGCAACATCGGGCCCAACTGGTTCGCCTCGGTGATGGGCACGGGCATCGTGGCCATCGCCGGCGCCACCCTGCCCGTGCACGTGGTGGGGCTACGTGCATTCGCTCAGGTGGTCTGGGTGATCGCCGCCGTCCTGCTCGTGGTGCTGATCGTGCTGGTCGGGGGGCACTGGATGCGCCACCCCACGGCGGCGCGCACGCACGCGCGCAATCCGCAGATGGCGCACTTCTACGGCGCCGCGCCGATGGCGTTGATGACGGTCGGCGGGGGTGCGGTGCTGGTCGGAAAAGGTCTGATCGGCGAGCGCATCGCGGTCGACCTGGATTGGGTCCTGTGGACCGGGGGAACGCTGGGCGGTCTGTTCACCGCGGTGAGCATTCCGTTCTTGATGTTCACCCAGCACAACGTCGAGCCCGACGCGGCCTTCGGCGGCTGGCTGATGCCGGTGGTTCCGCCCATGGTGTCCGCGGCCACGGGTGTGCTGCTGCTGCCGCACATGCCGGCGGGCACCGGGCGCGCAACCATGCTCTTCGGCTGCTACGCGATGTTCGGACTGTCGTTGCTGGCTTCCCTGAACATCATCGTGATGATCTGGGCGCGGTTGACCCTGTACGGCACGTCGGGCTCCGCGCGCGTGCCGACGCTGTGGATCGTCTTGGGCCCGCTCGGCCAATCCATCACCGCCGCAGGGCTTTTGGGGTCGAGTGCGGGACTGTCCGTCGACCCCGGATTGGCCGAGGACATGGCCGCCTTCGCGATCCTGTACGGCGTTCCGGTGTGGGGATTCGCGGTGTTGTGGATCGCGCTGGCCACCGCACTCACCGTGCGCACGCTGCGGCGCGGCATGCCGTTCGCACTGACGTGGTGGAGCCTGACCTTCCCGGTCGGAACCTTCGTCACGGGAACCTCGCAGCTCGCCGCACACACCCATCTGCCGGCGTTCCGGGTGGCGGCGGCAGTCGCGTATGCCGGGCTGTTGTTCACCTGGCTGCTGGTCGCCGCGCGCACCGCGCGGGGAAGCCTGCGCGGCAACCTGCTCAAGCTGCCGCCGAGCACCACGCCGATCAGGGCCAGTAAGGAACCGGTGTCCTGA
- a CDS encoding enoyl-CoA hydratase, with protein sequence MTVSEQAGAQTGDANAQELVSYETLDDGRIARIWLNRPDAHNAQSRGLLVQLDEAFLRAEADDTVRVVILAARGRNFSAGHDLGSELAIAERSQLPSFRINGGTRDPIAEKIYLQEWHYFFQNTCRWRDLRKITIAQVQGNAISAGLMLIWACDLIVAADNAKFSDVVAVRLGMPGVEYYAHPWEFGPRKAKELLLTGDALDADEAYRLGMVSKVFPVDELAEKTLEFARRIADRPTMAALLVKDSVNAASDAMGFTEALRHAFHIHELGHAHWAAHNENRYAVGLPPDVEDWRNAKPTQVARRDTP encoded by the coding sequence ATGACAGTCTCCGAGCAAGCCGGTGCTCAAACGGGCGACGCCAACGCCCAGGAGTTGGTGAGCTACGAAACCCTGGACGACGGCCGCATCGCGCGGATCTGGCTCAACCGGCCCGACGCCCACAACGCCCAAAGCCGCGGCCTGCTGGTCCAGCTCGACGAGGCATTTCTGCGGGCCGAGGCCGACGATACCGTGCGTGTGGTGATCCTCGCAGCGCGCGGCCGCAACTTCTCCGCGGGCCACGACCTGGGCTCGGAGCTGGCGATCGCCGAGCGCAGCCAGCTTCCCAGCTTCCGCATCAACGGCGGTACCCGCGATCCGATCGCGGAGAAGATCTACCTGCAGGAGTGGCATTACTTCTTCCAAAACACCTGCCGCTGGCGGGATTTGCGCAAAATCACCATCGCCCAGGTGCAGGGCAATGCGATCTCCGCGGGCCTGATGCTGATCTGGGCGTGTGATCTGATCGTCGCCGCCGACAACGCCAAATTCAGCGATGTGGTCGCGGTGCGCCTGGGTATGCCGGGCGTCGAATATTACGCGCACCCTTGGGAATTCGGTCCACGAAAAGCCAAAGAGCTGCTGCTGACCGGAGATGCGCTCGACGCCGATGAGGCCTACCGGCTCGGCATGGTGTCCAAGGTGTTCCCCGTCGACGAGCTGGCGGAAAAGACGCTGGAATTCGCGCGGCGCATCGCCGACCGGCCCACGATGGCGGCGCTGCTCGTCAAAGACTCGGTCAACGCCGCCTCCGACGCAATGGGATTCACCGAGGCGCTGCGGCACGCGTTCCACATCCACGAGCTGGGGCACGCGCACTGGGCGGCCCACAACGAGAACAGGTACGCCGTCGGCCTGCCGCCCGACGTCGAGGACTGGCGCAACGCCAAGCCCACGCAGGTGGCCCGCCGCGATACGCCGTAG
- a CDS encoding alpha,alpha-trehalose-phosphate synthase (UDP-forming): protein MARGDGHDSNAPTFGQSDFVVVANRLPVDQERLPDGTTAWKRSPGGLVTALEPLLRRRRGAWVGWAGIAEEETEFDDEPIVQEDLELRPVRLSADDIAQYYEGFSNATLWPLYHDVIVKPIYHRQWWERYVEVNRRFAEATSRAAAKGATVWVQDYQLQLVPKMLRELRPDLTIGFFLHIPFPPVELFMQLPWRTEIVEGLLGADLVGFHLTGGAQNFLFLSRRLIGVNTSRGSVGVRSRYGEVDLGSRVVRVGAFPISIDSSSLDQAARDRDVRRRAREIRAELGNPRKVLLGVDRLDYTKGIDVRLKAFSELLAEGRSKGDDTVLVQLATPSRERVESYQILRNEIEREVGHINGEYAEVGHPVVHYLHRPVPRKELIAYFVAADVMLVTPLRDGMNLVAKEYVACRSDLGGALVLSEFTGAAAELRQAYLVNPHDLDGVKDAIEAALNQPVEEGRRRMRAMRRQVLAHDVDRWARSFLDALAEPRPQDAT, encoded by the coding sequence ATGGCTCGCGGGGACGGGCACGACTCGAATGCGCCAACCTTCGGCCAGTCCGACTTCGTGGTGGTCGCCAACCGGCTTCCGGTAGACCAGGAGCGGCTGCCCGACGGCACCACGGCGTGGAAGCGCAGCCCCGGCGGCCTGGTGACGGCGCTGGAGCCGCTGCTGCGCCGGCGCCGCGGCGCGTGGGTCGGTTGGGCGGGCATCGCCGAGGAGGAGACGGAGTTCGACGACGAGCCCATCGTCCAGGAGGACCTGGAGCTGCGCCCCGTGCGGCTGAGCGCCGACGACATCGCCCAGTACTACGAGGGGTTTTCCAACGCCACGTTGTGGCCGCTGTACCACGACGTCATCGTCAAACCGATCTACCACCGCCAATGGTGGGAACGCTACGTCGAGGTCAACCGGCGCTTCGCCGAAGCCACCTCCCGCGCCGCCGCCAAGGGCGCGACCGTGTGGGTGCAGGATTACCAGCTGCAGCTGGTCCCCAAGATGTTGCGCGAACTGCGGCCCGACCTGACCATCGGCTTCTTTTTGCACATCCCGTTCCCGCCGGTGGAACTGTTCATGCAGCTGCCCTGGCGCACCGAGATCGTCGAGGGCCTGCTCGGCGCCGACCTGGTGGGCTTCCACCTGACCGGGGGCGCCCAGAATTTCCTGTTCCTGTCCCGCCGGCTGATCGGCGTCAACACATCGCGCGGATCTGTCGGGGTGCGCTCGCGGTACGGCGAGGTCGACCTCGGGTCGCGGGTGGTGCGGGTGGGCGCCTTCCCGATCTCCATCGACTCCAGCTCGCTCGACCAGGCCGCCCGGGACCGCGACGTCCGGCGGCGCGCCCGGGAGATCCGCGCCGAGCTGGGCAACCCCCGCAAGGTCCTGCTGGGCGTCGACCGGCTCGACTACACGAAGGGCATCGATGTTCGGCTGAAGGCCTTCTCGGAGCTGCTCGCCGAGGGCCGCTCGAAGGGCGATGACACCGTGCTGGTCCAGCTCGCGACGCCGAGCCGCGAACGCGTGGAGAGCTACCAGATTCTGCGCAACGAGATCGAGCGCGAGGTGGGCCACATCAACGGCGAATACGCAGAGGTCGGCCATCCGGTGGTGCACTACTTGCACCGTCCGGTCCCCCGCAAGGAATTGATCGCGTACTTCGTGGCCGCCGACGTCATGCTGGTCACCCCCCTGCGCGACGGCATGAACCTGGTGGCCAAGGAGTACGTCGCATGCCGCAGCGACCTCGGCGGTGCGCTGGTCCTGTCCGAATTCACCGGCGCCGCAGCTGAACTCCGGCAGGCTTATCTGGTGAACCCGCACGACCTCGACGGCGTCAAGGACGCGATCGAAGCAGCGCTCAACCAGCCCGTCGAGGAGGGCCGGCGCCGGATGCGCGCGATGCGGCGCCAGGTCCTCGCCCACGACGTCGACCGCTGGGCGCGGTCATTCCTCGACGCGTTGGCCGAGCCGCGTCCGCAGGATGCCACGTAG
- a CDS encoding SDR family NAD(P)-dependent oxidoreductase has protein sequence MKRIEGKRILVTGAASGIGQATALRLLDEGATVVASDVAEGGLDATRARADEAATAGRLTTMPMDVGNEDSVIDGVRRAVETLGGLDSLVNAAGILRAAHTHQTTLELWNQIIGVNLTGTFLVVREALPALLANSRSAIVNFSSTSASFAHPYMAAYAASKGGIQAFTHSLALEYARDGLRAVCVAPGSIKSGITDATGGYIPKDADWALFSRLMPILPTTVESSGTGMADPSVVAGVIAMLVSEDGAFITGTEIRIDGGTHA, from the coding sequence ATGAAGCGCATCGAGGGCAAGCGGATCCTGGTGACCGGCGCCGCGTCGGGCATCGGACAGGCGACCGCGTTGAGACTCCTCGACGAGGGCGCCACCGTGGTGGCCTCCGACGTCGCGGAGGGCGGCCTGGACGCCACGCGGGCCCGCGCGGACGAGGCCGCGACCGCCGGCCGTCTCACCACCATGCCGATGGACGTGGGCAACGAGGATTCGGTGATCGACGGCGTGCGCCGGGCCGTCGAAACGCTCGGGGGCCTGGATTCGTTGGTCAACGCCGCCGGCATCCTGCGCGCCGCGCACACCCATCAGACCACCCTGGAATTGTGGAACCAGATCATCGGCGTCAACCTGACCGGCACGTTTCTCGTTGTGCGGGAAGCGCTTCCGGCGCTGCTGGCGAATTCCCGCAGCGCGATCGTCAACTTCAGCTCCACGTCCGCCTCGTTCGCGCACCCATATATGGCGGCCTACGCCGCGAGCAAGGGCGGGATCCAGGCCTTCACCCATTCGCTGGCGCTCGAATACGCGCGCGACGGCCTGCGCGCGGTGTGCGTGGCCCCCGGCAGCATCAAGTCCGGGATCACCGACGCAACCGGCGGGTACATCCCGAAAGACGCCGACTGGGCACTGTTTTCGAGGTTGATGCCGATTCTGCCGACCACGGTCGAGTCCAGCGGGACCGGGATGGCCGACCCGTCCGTGGTGGCCGGGGTGATCGCCATGCTGGTGTCCGAGGACGGCGCGTTCATCACCGGAACCGAAATCCGCATCGACGGCGGAACGCACGCCTAA